From the Labeo rohita strain BAU-BD-2019 unplaced genomic scaffold, IGBB_LRoh.1.0 scaffold_1166, whole genome shotgun sequence genome, the window tgttgttttttttttttttttttttaaacaccgaTCCTCACGCCGCTTTGTTCACTCTTTTTCCTGTTTGGTCGTTTATTAACTTTTGAAAtgctgaactgaactgaagTGTTGCCAACTTTGCCTTTTTATAAAAAGATCGAAATATGTGATATTGTGATTTTGACAGTCATGAATAGAGGGATCTTTTCTGCTTGATGTTTTTCTGGTTATATGACAACAGAAAAGCTTCCTGCTTCCTGATTTGACTATTGACTGTTTGCCTGTTCTTTTCTCAAGATATTAATTCTGTTAAACTTAATTGCTTTActgtttattcagtttttttgaacagtttttaacaaataaacctTGTAAATAAATCACCTAATAGATCATGAAAGCATTGGGTGTAACATTAACTGGTCCTGCAAATAGCACAACACGTTACAAAAACCATAATGACAGAATGCAGTGTGTCTTCAGGAAGTGTAAGTCACTTATGATTAAACAAAAATCCGGTTTGCTGACCTATGAAAAAAGAAGTGAAGTcaagataaaaacaacaacaaaaaaacaaacaaaaacaaaacaaaaaaatgttatttatcaaACACCATTGCTTATGATTTAAGTATTTTAggttgtttttgacatttttttgctTTACTCCACAGGAACTAAAGGACAGATGGAAAAACGCAAATTTAAAGTGCTTCTTTTCCTAATTTTTATCAGTATAATTGGCATACTAGTTGTTGTGCACATGTACAGTCATACATATTATATTCAAGCTCCTCCAGCAAAAAGAGCTCCTCCACCAATAAAAGCTCTAtcagcaaaaaatgtaaaaatcccAGAGGCTTCATATTCAATAACGCCCATTGGAAACTCAAAGCATTTCATGGTGTCTGCGTTTATCGACCATAGACTGGACGGGGTCATTCAAGTCATCAGCATAATCAACAGAAACAGTCTTCAGCCACTGTACTGTGTTTACTGCAGTGCCAGACAAGTCTGCAAAACTGTTTACACTGATGTCCAGATACACAGCGACCACTTTGGATACCCATATGGTGCCTCAGATGTGATTTGTAAAGGTGAACACATGCAACATGCAACTCATGTCCTCATAACTAATGAGAAAGGTTCAGCGGACCTCAAAATGGAATATCTGCCAATAAAAAATAAGGTTGTGCAAGAGACTTTCAAGTTTAACTTCACCGTTTGCATCTCTAGCCTTTTTGGCGGCTACAACAATGTACTGCAGTTTGCTCAAACGATGGAGATGTACAAGCTTCTGGGTGTACAGCATGTGGTCATCTATAACACTAGCTGTGGACCGGACTTGGAAAAGCTCTTAAAACATTATGAAACAGAGGGGATGCTGGAGATCGTTTCATGGCCTATCGACAAGTTTTTGAATCCATCAAGAGGCTGGGACATCAGGCTGCACAAGGGAGACATTCAGTATTACGGTCAGTTAGTAACACTCAACGAGTGCATTTACAGGCACATGTACCAATCCAAGTACATTCTCCTGAATGATATTGATGAAATCATCATGCCTTACAAACACGCCAGTTTACCACCTCTTATGGAGGACCTCCAGTCTGCTCATCCCAATATAGGGGTGTTCCTTATAGAGAACCACATATTCCCTAAAACACAGTTTGAGGAGAGTGGGAAGTTCAAACGTGCAGAATGGAAGAATATTCCCGGAGTCAATATCATGGAGCACATCTACCGAGAACCTCCTCAAAAGAACGTTTACAATCCCACAAAGATGATTGTCAACCCAAGGAAGGTACAGCAAACCTCAGTACATTCCACTTTGAAAGACCTTGGAGGCAGTTTCCATGTACCGTTTGATGTGTGTAGGATTGTACATGTGAGAGTCCCACTGCAGGCACATCTTACCAAAGAGCAACTTTTTGTGGACAGAAGAATTTGGGACTTTGAGCAAAAACTGATACAGAACATTGaccaaactttaaaactttctggTTTCCTTTAGGTTTCCAGTTGACATGTTTGTATAGTTTTAATGTAATAgccaaaatcatattttttttttatctgccagttcactgaaaaaaaatctgtttatagAAAATGCTAACataaaaaatgatgtaaatcagttgcacatatttttattatgttcttTCAACATACtttatatctatttatttatgtaacttGTGTTTGTcaaatgaacatgatttttttatgtttttatgccatcttattttgttactttttttcaattaaagcTTTATCCACCATATGCAGTGGTGtttcaataaattacataaaactaTGATAAAATGTATGATAAATCCAgataaaattaattacagaataaaaaaactttGGTAAACTataagtattacatttttaaataaataatagcatttTAGCAACCTTAATATTGTAGAGTTTTAAGCAAGGCAatgagcaaaaacattttttggaaaaaaaaaataaaatatttttgaatagcACACAATCCATACAGATTACAGATATACAGAGAGCCATGTTACAGACATAGCTCATTTGCTTGAAAAGcatctgttaaaatataatataacccCATATAAAAGCAAAATCCTAAAAATCTTAGACTTTGCCAATATTACACAATAAGAACAATAACAgcataaataaagtaattgaaaatttctacatttttataaaaaggaCCTTGAACGTATGCTGATTTTACAGATTGACTATTATACTCCTCAAAGGGATCATTcaccaaaaactgaaaattctggtatcatttactcaccctcaagttgagccaaacctgtatgaatttagATTATTGGTTAGATGATTGTAACTCGCTTTATTATGATGTTTCTCAGTCCTCTCTTCCTCGTCTACAGCTAGTGCAAAACGCAGCTGCTACATTGCTCTCTGGCACCCATAAGTATGAGTCAGTAActcctattttattttcactgcaCTGGATACCCATTAAATatagaattaattttaaaattatattattcatttataaagccCTTAATAATCTTGCCCCTCAGTACCTTACAGATCTGCTCCGTCCATACACCGCTTCTAGAACATTGAGATCCAGTGGTCTTGGTCTACTTCTTGTGCCTAGATCTAGACTTAAAAAACAAGGAAATCGAGCTTTTGCAACTGCTGGTCCGAAAACTCTGGAACAGTCTACCACCCCATGTTAGATTAGCCCCCTCTATCTCTGCCTTCAagtctgcactgtaaaaaacaacctatagaatctactcaatataatggggtaaactgatgtaacaatttgcacttcgttttttgggtagattctatcctatatatttgagtaaaaaatacctgaatttaacagctatgacaaactaaaaaaaagtagataaagtctacacagcaaaaagcccagtgttaaatgaactctcgcgGGAGTTTGAGTGtgaaaatgaacactgaagcagtgtcaaagttaatgaggtaattaagtgattcattgagtgatgattgaccattattaaagatgcctgatgttaataaacagaatcgccaaaaggagaaaatctaattttgtaagttgccattatagtggtcagtgtttgcattagtttaGCTTTTTACCAGTAACttcttaatattagattttgtttgggtgttgtaaTTAAGTTATAACCGTCAGACACACCAGAAGAAATTAGATTTTGTGGGTTTGGATATGTTTTGACAAAGTCATGAAGTAGCAATCAGAATAAGtgagttgtgttttgtttatgttggtttaatcagacaggtgtttctgaaatttatttgactggaaaaaatataaacgttttttagatttagacacacagacatcaacaatcagcatgagaatcacaacaatggtgaccagcaaaaacgtatgttgtagccaatcaaaactcatccatatctcccatcatgcattgtggcatgaataaattatgagctgatgatttccatgatgtttagagttgatctgtttctgaatatgctgtttgtcaccatttttgagattcatatgctgattcatgatgtctgtgtgtgcctaaaagaacagcttttgaaagttttttttgatCGGAGGAGCTTGTAAGAAGtccattcaaaattaaaaaaaaaaaaatcaggctttatcatttttttgctgctgtgaaaccacaaggcagttgtaataaataaaggatataaaactctaaatgatttcagtggctcaaattaagtttattttaaaacagaattatcaccactgcatgacttttgctctttggcttgtctggctagtttaactaaacagttgaacaaaagctaatgttaaaaagctacaggtcaagagcccaactaatgctaacactgaccactataatggtgatgtaaacattttggtgtcttcaataattttcagtcatcactcaatgaatcacttaattacctcattaactttgacactgcttcagtgttcattttaacactcaaataaactcccgtgagagttcatttaacactgggctttttgctgtgtagactttatctacttttttttagtttgtcatagctgttaaattcaggtattctttattcaaatatatagacaaacgaagtgcaaattgttacttcAATTTACCTCATTTTCTTGAGTAGATTCGTAAACTTAGgttttctttactcaaatatataggatagaatctacccaaaaaacgaagtgcaaattgttacatcagtttaccccattatattgagtagattctataggttgttttttacagtgtggccTCTTTATTGAATtaatacatttcacattttactgtactttaGTGTGTTCAATgtagtattttgtatttaggggtttactgtaaaataaggtaacccaaattaaaaaaaagttagccCACATATATGCCTCTTGTAACCCATTAAAGACCCACAGTAgttcattctttcatttatttttgaactttttaaaactcaaaacacaaacattctcgaacttttaaatataacacGATGCAACAGTGCACCTCTTCAGTCCTCTGTCACTCTCCCAGTGGCCCTTTGAAAAGAtagcaaattaaatattttaataaagagTAACAACATATTTAAAACTGCAAGCTGCATGTCAGGCAATGGTGTAGGCTACACCTACTACACAGATTATAGCATAACTATGGTGTAGGTTTGACAATGTAGTATAAATTGGGCTTAATTTGCAAAACATTCATGAGCAATTAacaatttgcatattttttaaaattcataaagtaattagttaattatcaacgtatttacaaaacatgactatgcCTACATAGAGGATTAATAATTGCTGTTAATTTTTGTCTGCTTTGCAGATTAAGTAATAAAACGATTTACAAGTTATCAGATGTTGAAGTAATTTAcgtttacaaaacatgactatacATTCACAAATTACTAAGTAACATGATAAAAATTTACAAATCTGTcataagttatttaaaaaagtagcaTCATGAAATAAACCGATCCTTAATGGTTAATAGATACTAGTCAATGTATTATAAATCACTTATAAATCATTTAGATGTCAAAATTGCACTATTCTctcaaacattataaatgtaaaacaatttttgaatcccttaatataaaatgtaaactactcatcagtttttaatgttttaaaaaccttCCAGTTACTGGTTGTTTGTATGCATTTATATTCCACACACAGAAATGGAAACCataacatttgaaaaacattaaaaactgatGAGTAGTTCCTGTCTTTTAAGGTAACTAGAGATATTTGTAAATCATTACcatattactttttcatttgtgAATGTATAGTCATGTTTTGCAAATGACTTGGTCATctaataaatgataaatcaaTCAGAACTCAATCTACAAAAcatagataaaaatattaacaaatataacTTACAATAACCTATGAATGCAGTAAATGTAAATCGATGAATCTATGTATGTAGTAAATGTAGATCTATGAATGtagtaaaatgttttgtaaatgattaaattatcattaatttatcattaacttattacttgtaaatgatctgtaaattaacaaaacatacaaaaatgattaccatatcacttattaatcccTTATGAATGTTTTGTATATGATTAATTCATCATTAAGTAATCACCTATAAATGACTTGCAAATGAACGtgattataaagtgttaccaattatgttatatttcattttgcatctctTACCCATTTTGCTCTCCAGCAGGGGCCCTCGCATTTCTGTACCCCCCTCCCCCCTTCACTTGTCACCAATCAGCCACTTTGACACAGCCTTTTCTGCGTCTTTTCTGATGATCTGGTTTGTGAGGGCATTTTTCTTCAAGCTCCCTGTGAAAAACATATACACAAAGATCATAATGTAGAGATTAAATTCCATATTTAAGTATTTGCATCAAAGCAGCAGTTATCTCCAAGTTCACTGTTTTTCACTAAACAATggtatcaaataaaatatgtacatgtttgtgtgtatatgttaaatataaacacagatttaacatatacacatatacatacaaacacacacagttgtTGCCAAAATTCCCAAGTGGAATATTTATGTAATgctacaattatatatatatatatatatatatatatatatatatatatatatatatgtatgtatgtatatgtgtgtgtgtgtgtgcaaatgcatgtatacacacacatatgtacatacatataaaaaaaactaatttgtaCTTATTTTAGAAAGTGATGCTGACTACACATTAATACCCAAATATTCGTATAATAGTGTACGTTATACtattaaactattatattaacgttatattaaactattatattattaaactgCCAATCACTGTAATGGTCAAGTGGTTGGCTACTACTTCCATTAATTAAAACTAGGCTGGCTTGTTCCATTAACAATCAATATTTCGCTAAAAACCGACCTTTTGCATTCACAAAATGATGTATAGTTAGTTGGTTGAATAATTccgtaaaacaaaaatgtatgcaaCGCTAAGCCACGCCGAGACGGCCCAAATGACGCCCCAGACACCGCGCTCAGCGCCGCGTCGGGCCATTTACATTTGAATCGTTGCTAGGCGACACCAACGGACGGCGAATGTCGTTGCCGGTGTGcgcacactcaaaaaaaataaacaaacaaaacatgtttcAATTTTTAAGAAATGGCGCGACGCTTGAATAATTggcaaaaatataattacaatagtTTTTGTGCAACCGTTAATCTtgcatacacagcaaaatccccagtgttaatttaacactctgagtgtggacacatatagacactgaagcagtgttaaagttaacactgaagtagtgttgaagttaacgagataattaggtgattaacaaagtgatgattgatcattattgaagacacctgatgttaataagcagaatcaccaaaggagaaaaccaaa encodes:
- the LOC127157694 gene encoding uncharacterized protein LOC127157694 is translated as MDCEDMATGPEPSPGTKGQMEKRKFKVLLFLIFISIIGILVVVHMYSHTYYIQAPPAKRAPPPIKALSAKNVKIPEASYSITPIGNSKHFMVSAFIDHRLDGVIQVISIINRNSLQPLYCVYCSARQVCKTVYTDVQIHSDHFGYPYGASDVICKGEHMQHATHVLITNEKGSADLKMEYLPIKNKVVQETFKFNFTVCISSLFGGYNNVLQFAQTMEMYKLLGVQHVVIYNTSCGPDLEKLLKHYETEGMLEIVSWPIDKFLNPSRGWDIRLHKGDIQYYGQLVTLNECIYRHMYQSKYILLNDIDEIIMPYKHASLPPLMEDLQSAHPNIGVFLIENHIFPKTQFEESGKFKRAEWKNIPGVNIMEHIYREPPQKNVYNPTKMIVNPRKVQQTSVHSTLKDLGGSFHVPFDVCRIVHVRVPLQAHLTKEQLFVDRRIWDFEQKLIQNIDQTLKLSGFL